A genomic window from Silene latifolia isolate original U9 population chromosome Y, ASM4854445v1, whole genome shotgun sequence includes:
- the LOC141632654 gene encoding protein FAR-RED IMPAIRED RESPONSE 1-like — translation MSFTPFTGVDNHKRSVTFCGALVAHKDADSFKWVFTRFLAAMGGKEPKYIIIDQDAGILKAVPLVFKTARHRYCMWHIMNKVPSKFGMTRDDYSDFLKKLNAIIWDEDIEAADAMDQQRHTQKQIDNCNRHTFPVISTHLAIEVHEAQVYSHKVFEEFQEEAKCSIGTCKSRGFTECDSLEVITVRDVNRDRNYEVTYCPDTLKATCSCRMLERKGILCLHVIWIYSSNGVKIIPEQYVVQRWCKDARLSKMFDCNGEATEDVDIIDGKQIAMSVMWSEIHQTVGMLMGKMKNDVDNFSSLIRQFKGKLSPLGSPLNKQQQLEKILGCSLSQEITILPPKKSKNKGSGKRMLSMKEKAVALARKPKRMCKNCKRLPNHDKRNCPNPFAEHPPLSQ, via the exons aTGTCCTTCACACCTTTCACTGGGGTTGATAACCATAAACGATCAGTCACTTTCTGTGGAGCGCTTGTTGCTCATAAGGATGCAGACTCGTTTAAATGGGTTTTTACCCGTTTTCTGGCTGCGATGGGTGGGAAAGAGCCTAAGTATATTATCATCGATCAGGATGCAGGTATTCTTAAAGCGGTGCCATTGGTGTTCAAGACAGCACGGCACCgatattgtatgtggcatatcatgaacaaggtGCCAAGCAAGTTTGGAATGACGAGAGACGATTATTCAGACTTTTTAAAGAAATTGAATGCCATCATATGGGATGAAGACATTGAAGCGGCAGA CGCGATGGACCAGCAAAGACACACACAGAAACAGATTGACAACTGTAACAGACACACTTTCCCTGTAATATCAACGCATCTAGCTATCGAAGTGCACGAGGCGCAAGTGTACAGCCATAAAGTATTCGAGGAATTTCAAGAAGAGGCCAAGTGCTCAATCGGTACTTGTAAAAGCAGAGGATTTACTGAGTGTGACTCTTTAGAGGTGATCACTGTAAGAGATGTAAACAGGGACAGAAATTATGAGGTCACATACTGCCCAG ATACATTGAAAGCCACTTGTAGCTGCAGAATGCTTGAGAGGAAAGGCATTCTTTGCCTGCATGTCATATGGATTTACTCGTCAAACGGAGTGAAGATTATTCCAGAACAATATGTTGTTCAAAGATGGTGTAAAGATGCAAGGTTGTCTAAAATGTTCGATTGTAATGGTGAAGCAACTGAGGACGttgatataatagatggaaaaCAGATTGCGATGTCAGTAATGTGGTCGGAGATTCATCAGACAGTTGGTATGCTCATGGGAAAAATGAAGAATGATGTCGACAACTTTTCTAGTCTAATTAGACAGTTTAAGGGGAAACTTTCACCATTAGGATCACCATTGAATAAACAACAACAGTTGGAGAAAATTCTTGGATGTTCTCTTAGTCAGGAGATAACCATTTTGCcgcccaagaaatccaagaacaagGGGAGCGGAAAGAGAATGTTGTCGATGAAGGAAAAAGCAGTTGCTTTGGCAAGGAAGCCAAAACGTATGTGTAAAAATTGCAAACGATTACCTAACCATGACAAAAGGAACTGCCCCAACCCATTCGCAGAGCACCCACCATTGTCGCAATAA